The DNA region TTCCTGAATTGACTATTATTTTTAGGATATATCGTGATTGAGGAACCAGTATTCTAACTATCCTACTTCTTCAGGATAAGCAGGTGGAATCATCTTCGAAGATGAATACGCCTACAGCTCTGCCGCAAAACATGGCTGCATCTCCATTCATGATGCACCATCTGGACCAGATCAAAAGAAAGCCTTCTGAAGGTCTGTAATCTCAAGTCCTTTAGGACAAACTTTTGGGTAATGTTCATAAATAATGTTTAGCTGCTTGCATCAGTCAAAACTGAAAAGAAAGCCTGTGAATACCTGCAAAATGATGGTAGCCTAAATATGTGTGGCATTTAAAAATAAAGTGAAAGAGTTGATTCATAATTGAAATTCACATGTATACATCTATTCATATGGTTGAGAATCCAAACTTCTTTTATAAGCTTGCAACATTCTCCTTTGACCCAAGGAAAAAAAGAGTCATTTTGATTCCTAAGGTATTGAACTTTTAATCATCATACTCCGAAGCCTTCAAAAATACAAATTCGTAGACAGCAATGCCAACTTGTCATTCTAATCCTATCTTTATAATATTGAAACATCAAATAATTAGAAATGGAATTTGAGAAGGTATCACAAGCCTTGCTGTTGATGGCGTATAGGTATTGCATCATTAAAGAATATTGTTCTGAATTGAGGCTTTTGGCAACATGCCTGCTTGTGTTCGTAGTAGAGGGATTAGGATAACTTGAATTACATGTACACTGACCTGCTAAAGGTATTAATTGATGTTAATCTACTTGTTTGTTGTGTATTTTCAGGAATAAGTGGTACAACAATTATGCATCTCTTGAAGCAAAATGCTCAAGTTCTTAGTCAAATCGCATCCAATCTTTCTTTGTGTAAGGTGATTGTATGATTCCTAGTTCACAGCAATTCTTTTAATTGATGAATGTTGATGCCATTAGAGTCGGAATTGGAATAGCTGGTGAAACTAGGggaaaaaattgatttattatcACTGTCCAGAACTTTTAGCTTCATTTACAAACTGATATAAATGGCATATAATATAACTGTTGGTTCGTCATTAGGATTATAGAACATATCAACAGTCAAATGGTGTTTCAATAGAGATTGTCATGGACTCAAATCGTTTCTTGTTCTGTTTAATGTACTAATATAAATCCTAAGTCTATTTCTTTACATCATATATGATTCTCGGTGACAGTCTTATCTGGCAGGCCTATTAAGCAAAGCTTTTATGTACAGTTACAGGATAACATTGATCTCTTTTGTCATGCAAGGAACAACATTACCGCTGTCCTAAAAGAGTATGTGCCAATGTGGATTTTCTTTATAATTATCAATTGGTGATCAATTCTCTTTACAAGCATTTCAGCTTTTTGCAGCATGGCAGATATGCCAGGTTTAATGAGTCGGATGTTGCCATTGCCCGTATCTGTCAATGAGGAGGATTTAGAAAATAGCATCTTGCCTTATGCAACTCAGGTAAGTTATTGTGAGCTTTCGAGAATCAGAATTCCTTGATTCTAGTATGGCCTAAgacagaaacaaaacaaaaactaaCCATATTTACTGGAAACAGAACAATAAAGAGAATAACAACCTGATCTTATCCCCAACAATTAGGAATTCGACTACTTGTGGAACCCCGGTATGCTTTTATCACCTTCGTTTCGACATACAACCTTTCATCTAGTCATTCTTAGTGTGCGGTTAGGTCATGAAGCTGAGCACTGAAATGTGTTATAGGATCTGGTTGCTCATGCTACGTTTGGACAAAGATCAAGATGGTCGGGGGTTTGAATTTTAGACCTCAAATGGTGGAAAACTAGTTGCTCAACAAGGCAGTAAGTGATCTTGTGTTGGTCATGATGGCATGCTTTGTGCACTTGTGTTACCATGTTTTGTTTGTTCTTCTTCTGTGTCCAGTCGATTTTTGGCACAGAAGGCAGATTCATTTCAAGGAGTCAAGGAGCTGATAGGGAATTCCGGAATTGCTGAGATTGAAGTCGGATTATATCAGGTCCGTGTAACTATTACAACAAATTTTATACTGTAAATGCATGACATACTGGTTGGTTGTTCTTCCTCTTTGCGTACACAAACACTCAATTCACATATTAGGTGCTATAATGGAAATTTTGTATAGATCCCATTCTTTTGGAACCTGAAATCTCACTGTTCACTTGATAGATGTTTTATTTGTATGACATAGATGTAGACGTGTCAAATCTAGCCCAAAACCGAGAACCAATGTTTTTTAAACTGGACTGGTGGTCAAACCGGTAAGACCACTAGTTCCCGGTTTGATCAGTCCGACCGGTTTGTCCAGTCCAATTGGTTCCTCTGGTTCGATTGAATAAATTGATACCAAAAtctaaaaataggaaaaaaaattcgGTTCAATTGGTTTTACTGGCTGGTTTAAACCCTTTATTCTGGACCAATATCTCAGCTGGTTCTCAATTCAATCTGTCCGACCAGTTGGCCCGGTTTTAAAAACGGTGCCGAGAATGCAATCTGAATAACTTGAACCTGATATAACCTGGTTTGATCATAAAAAGTCAAATCACTTAAATTCCCAATTCAAATCTAAAAATGCCTTAGAATCAGAAATGATCTTGGACTCTTAACTCAAAAATGTAACCTAAATAATCTAACTTGAAAACCAGAAACTAAATTTTATCCGAATTCAAAATATTCTAAACCTGAAATACCCTATTCAAAGTAAATTGACTGTGTCTATATAATCAACTCAATTCATCCGATTTACAGGTCTATCTAAATGTCTCTCTTGTTTTTTGTGCATTTAATTAAATGTCCCAATTCTTTTTTGAGAAAATGATTTGATGGATGAGATGTTTAAAAGattgatattaaaaaaatttgtaataatttGAAAGTCAATTATTTAGAGGTGAATGTATTTGAGGGGTCTTTTTATTTTAggaatttgattaaattaatttttttattaataaatagattaatttaagtacgtaattattaaaaaaattcaaataaagtcGACCCATTATTGTTTAGCAAAGTTAGTATTGAAATGTTTATGATtatgtaaatgaaatttttttatgctGAGTTAAATTCTTTTGAAGTTTTGTTGTTCTTTAAATAGAACTgaaattggaaaaataaattatactgttaattctattataatttattattatttaatttttttaataatataggcTAAATTGATCTATAATATTAATATACAGGACCTTTTTGATACTTGAATATTTGGGAATTAATATCAGAATTTGTATTgaatctactaatttttttaaaaaaataaaatattaatagaaaTTTCAACATTATAAAAAATGGATTCATTTCAGCAAATTAAAGtggaattaaaaatacattaaaccaAACAATACCTTCTACAActctaaaaaaaaaataaaaatggggaaATCTTTACAATACAAACTCTACAAATATAAGtggaaaaattatgaaagtttcaatggtgaaaaaaaaaagaatttgaaaaacactttaaattCAGTGcctgcaaaaaaaaaatcttattatatcaaaccctttttcttttaaatgctTAGTTGTTCCTCTCTAGGCAAGCTCTGAACGGTGTCCGACCACCGTCCCGGTGAATGTTCACTACTATTCGATGAAACTTGAGCCTCGGCCCTTACGTCTCTAATCATCTTCAAAACTTCCCGCATCATGGGACGGTTCTCGGGCACAAGAGCAATGCAAGCCATTGCTATGTTCAAAAGGGATTGAAGCTTCCCCTCGGACGTTTCGTTACCTGACGTAGGTTCGTCCCCAGATTCGGTCTCTTCCTCTCGAACCGATCTTACCCATTGAGGGATATCCGAGCCGTGTTCTTGAACAAGGTCTTGGAAGGGAGTTTTGCCCGTTAGGAGTTCAAGTAGGAGAACGCCGAAGCTATAAACATCGGCCGGCTGAGTCGATGATTTTCGGATGTCCCGACATTCGGGTGCCCTATAGAAAAAAGTGGCCGCACTTGGCTCTTCTGGTGACTCGGGGTCTCGGAATAACGTGAGACCATAATCCGTAAGGCATGATTCGAAGTCGGGGCCTAATAAAACGTTCGAGGATTTTAAATTCCCATGAGTTAAGCCTGGATTTTGGTGAATGTAAAGTAATCCAGAAGCTAAATCCTCTGCAATTTTAAGACAAGAAGTCCAATGAAGAGGCTTTCCACCACCATTGGTTCTTGTTCCTGCAAGGAAAAAGACCAGTTAAAAACACTTATGAAACATGTAATTTCCATGTTCCTAATTGAAAACCAATCCGGATGCCTTGCACTAaaagttagattacattttactcttttcatttaaaaattagataaattaattcctgtattgattttttaattaaaaattctattcattcgTACTACTAAAAACTGACATAGCATGTACACCATTTTGACATACAGAGACATTTTTAATGGGACCAATTTGTCATTTTGAATAGAGGGATAAAACACAATTTAACTTTTAGTACAAAAACATCTATGGTACTTTCACTCAATTTT from Gossypium hirsutum isolate 1008001.06 chromosome A04, Gossypium_hirsutum_v2.1, whole genome shotgun sequence includes:
- the LOC107890206 gene encoding uncharacterized protein isoform X3; translation: MNKFQSDAMNTSSKMIPIGGYFVPPLHMILPENSSTTSPALIQPGNPSGSSLDSVAGFQHDMGFATEWSTEEQYILKDGLEKYKEEPNIMKYIKIAAVLPDKTVRDVALRCRWLQRKRRKPEELNAGKKVNNRKDKQVESSSKMNTPTALPQNMAASPFMMHHLDQIKRKPSEGISGTTIMHLLKQNAQVLSQIASNLSLCKLQDNIDLFCHARNNITAVLKDMADMPGLMSRMLPLPVSVNEEDLENSILPYATQNNKENNNLILSPTIRNSTTCGTPDLVAHATFGQRSRWSGV
- the LOC107890206 gene encoding uncharacterized protein isoform X1 produces the protein MTTESLTGFHFGNSLGSIMNKFQSDAMNTSSKMIPIGGYFVPPLHMILPENSSTTSPALIQPGNPSGSSLDSVAGFQHDMGFATEWSTEEQYILKDGLEKYKEEPNIMKYIKIAAVLPDKTVRDVALRCRWLQRKRRKPEELNAGKKVNNRKDKQVESSSKMNTPTALPQNMAASPFMMHHLDQIKRKPSEGISGTTIMHLLKQNAQVLSQIASNLSLCKLQDNIDLFCHARNNITAVLKDMADMPGLMSRMLPLPVSVNEEDLENSILPYATQNNKENNNLILSPTIRNSTTCGTPDLVAHATFGQRSRWSGV
- the LOC107890206 gene encoding uncharacterized protein isoform X2, translated to MTTESLTGFHFGNSLGSIMNKFQSDAMNTSSKMIPIGGYFVPPLHMILPENSSTTSPALIQPGNPSGSSLDSVAGFQHDMGFATEWSTEEQYILKDGLEKYKEEPNIMKYIKIAAVLPDKTVRDVALRCRWLQRKRRKPEELNAGKKVNNRKDKQVESSSKMNTPTALPQNMAASPFMMHHLDQIKRKPSEGISGTTIMHLLKQNAQVLSQIASNLSLCKDNIDLFCHARNNITAVLKDMADMPGLMSRMLPLPVSVNEEDLENSILPYATQNNKENNNLILSPTIRNSTTCGTPDLVAHATFGQRSRWSGV